In Flavobacteriaceae bacterium, the following proteins share a genomic window:
- the rlmH gene encoding 23S rRNA (pseudouridine(1915)-N(3))-methyltransferase RlmH, with protein sequence MTIKLIAIGKTDNKQLQQLIDDYQKRLGFYIKFSFEIIPDLKNAKNLSEDQQKQKEGDLILNKITSTDALILLDENGKSFDSISFSDYLQKHMNSGIKQLVFVIGGPYGFSKDVYNKSRGRISLSKMTFSHQMVRLFFIEQLYRGFTILKNEPYHHR encoded by the coding sequence ATGACCATAAAACTCATTGCCATTGGCAAAACAGACAACAAACAGTTACAACAACTTATAGACGATTACCAAAAACGTCTTGGATTTTATATTAAATTCTCTTTTGAAATTATTCCTGATCTTAAAAACGCAAAAAACTTAAGTGAAGATCAGCAAAAACAGAAAGAAGGTGATCTTATTTTAAATAAAATTACATCAACCGATGCTTTAATTCTTTTAGATGAAAACGGAAAATCTTTTGACTCAATTTCGTTTTCTGATTATCTGCAAAAACACATGAATTCAGGTATTAAGCAATTGGTATTTGTAATTGGTGGTCCTTATGGGTTTTCAAAAGACGTTTATAATAAATCACGAGGTAGGATTTCATTATCAAAAATGACATTTTCACACCAAATGGTACGTTTGTTTTTTATTGAACAATTATACCGTGGGTTCACTATCTTAAAGAATGAACCATATCATCATCGCTAA
- the nadC gene encoding carboxylating nicotinate-nucleotide diphosphorylase, with protein sequence MISKVQFDKEIELIISNAIREDVGDGDHSSLACIPNTAMGKAKLLVKDNGIIAGVEFAKQVFAYVDKNIIVETLIEDGTEVIYGDIVFYVEGASQSILKAERLVLNAMQRMSAIATKTKHFVNLLKGTNTKILDTRKTTPGIRALEKWAVTIGGGENHRFALYDMIMLKDNHIDFAGGITKAIDKTKQYLKSENRDLKIIVEARDLNEIKEILKSDGVYRILIDNFNYEDTRKAVQLIGNKCLTESSGGINESTIRDYAECGVNYISSGALTHSVYNMDLSLKAV encoded by the coding sequence ATGATTAGTAAAGTACAATTCGATAAAGAGATAGAGTTAATTATAAGTAACGCTATACGAGAAGATGTAGGAGATGGTGACCATAGTTCTTTAGCTTGTATTCCAAATACTGCTATGGGAAAAGCGAAACTTTTAGTTAAAGATAATGGTATTATTGCTGGTGTAGAATTTGCTAAACAAGTATTTGCTTATGTAGATAAAAATATAATAGTAGAAACTTTAATTGAGGATGGTACAGAAGTAATTTATGGAGATATTGTGTTTTATGTTGAAGGCGCATCACAATCTATTTTAAAAGCTGAACGATTGGTATTAAATGCAATGCAGCGTATGAGTGCTATTGCTACTAAAACAAAGCATTTTGTTAACTTATTAAAAGGAACTAATACAAAAATATTAGATACACGAAAAACTACTCCTGGAATTCGTGCTTTAGAAAAATGGGCAGTAACCATTGGAGGAGGAGAGAATCACAGGTTTGCTTTATACGATATGATAATGCTAAAAGATAATCATATTGATTTTGCTGGAGGTATAACAAAGGCTATAGATAAAACAAAACAGTATCTTAAATCTGAAAATCGTGATTTAAAAATTATTGTTGAAGCTCGTGATCTAAATGAAATAAAAGAGATTTTAAAAAGTGATGGAGTATATCGTATTTTAATTGACAATTTTAATTATGAAGATACCAGGAAAGCAGTACAATTAATAGGCAATAAATGTTTAACAGAATCATCTGGAGGGATTAATGAAAGCACAATAAGAGATTATGCTGAGTGTGGTGTAAATTATATTTCTAGTGGAGCGCTAACGCATTCTGTATATAATATGGATTTAAGTTTGAAAGCGGTTTAA
- a CDS encoding YihY/virulence factor BrkB family protein — protein sequence MTKPIEDKIDKIPILNLLARFLKQVKLPGFEGLSIYDLLEMYSIGIIKGALTARAGAIAYSFFMAIFPFLLFVIILIPHIPIENFETEFLGFLESFLPPTTTDFFSDTIFNNINGAGLISSVFFVSMLLMANGVNAVFSGFENSYHEQLTRNMFRQYLYAFWVALILAFLLILTVAGLGYFEIYVIKTGFAKYGFFIIMVYLATAVLYYFGTKEGRHSKFFSVGALFTTLLIIINSYLFGIYIDNFAQYNKLYGSIGALLILLFYLWLNSNIILLGFELNVSLRLLRAKCK from the coding sequence ATGACCAAACCAATAGAAGATAAAATAGATAAAATTCCAATATTAAACCTATTGGCACGATTTTTAAAGCAGGTAAAACTTCCTGGTTTTGAAGGCCTATCTATTTACGATTTGTTAGAAATGTATAGTATTGGTATTATTAAAGGCGCTTTAACTGCCAGAGCTGGTGCGATAGCTTATAGTTTTTTTATGGCGATATTTCCTTTTTTATTATTTGTTATTATTTTGATTCCTCATATTCCAATTGAAAATTTTGAAACAGAATTTTTAGGATTTTTAGAATCGTTTTTACCACCAACAACTACCGACTTTTTTTCTGATACAATTTTTAATAATATTAATGGAGCGGGATTAATATCATCAGTGTTTTTTGTATCAATGCTTTTAATGGCTAATGGAGTTAATGCAGTATTTTCTGGATTTGAAAACTCTTACCACGAACAGTTAACTCGTAATATGTTTAGACAATATTTGTATGCATTTTGGGTAGCCTTAATACTCGCGTTTTTACTTATACTAACTGTAGCAGGCTTAGGGTATTTTGAAATTTATGTTATTAAAACAGGTTTTGCTAAATATGGCTTTTTTATAATTATGGTTTATTTAGCTACGGCAGTATTATACTATTTTGGAACTAAAGAAGGAAGGCATTCTAAATTCTTTTCAGTGGGTGCTTTATTTACGACATTATTAATTATAATTAATTCGTATCTCTTTGGTATTTATATCGATAATTTTGCTCAATACAATAAACTTTATGGCTCTATTGGAGCATTATTAATACTGTTATTTTACCTATGGTTAAACTCCAATATTATATTGCTA